A region of the Anguilla anguilla isolate fAngAng1 chromosome 16, fAngAng1.pri, whole genome shotgun sequence genome:
ACACAAGGAATTATATCTCTAACTAACTAAAACATGGACCACAGAGTAAACATTTTTGGTGCTTTCATGAATTAacttaattaaaaacagaacacaatgaAAGGGTACACTATCGAGGGAAGATTCAGTACTTCCAAAAACCATACAGGAGCGTGATCTACAGTGTAGATGCTGACACTGAACAGACATGACATCACCACAGACTGATCCCCTTTTTGTGCAGTTCATTTACAGATAAACTtcagtatgttttatttaatactaTATAAATATCACACAATAATTTCCAAATGGTCTGAGACGGTCCTTCAAAAGTGGTCTCAGTTCGAGTTCTCTAATTTACCCCCAAGTGCATTTATGTCACTATTATAGGATTACCACATGCCTCCAAACAAACAGGACCACACttgtatttaaaacacacaaacaaccaaggTGTGATACTCATATGGACTTATGTTCAATTAGCGGtacaatatattatttcatatttatttttccatattatttcagaaaagggaacaaaaaaaaacagaccttttTTCCCATATTATCCAGGTCATAATTCTGAATGTGATTGTTCAGCTCAGCAAATGGGTGGTCCAGCCTCAAGTCTTCCAATGCATTGTCTGGATGAGATTCAATGACTAGGGGAAAAATGCAGGATCAATCAGCACTACCATAAAACCACCATACATACAGCATCTGATGTAATTCCTACCAAAGTGGACTGAATTACAACTGAAACAGACGCACAATCAAAATTCAGACTTCCCATACCTGTGTGTTCTTGCACCACTAGTCTCATGTACCCAACGAGGCCATACGTCCTACACAGCAGAAAGGGCACTGCGCCACTCCACAAAACTGCCCCCAGTCTAAGAAATGTGCTGCGggagaaaacaggaaacaaacttTTCAAAAACGTAAATACACAGATGGCAGgaataacagaataaaaacacGCCTTAACAAACTCCTGTCAGCAATACATGCCCTGGTTACAGAGGAAAGTGTGTCCTACCTCTCGGGGAGCTGAACGCCAATCACCAAGCTAAACCTGTGGAAGAACTCCGGGTCATTGTCCAAGAGCTTGTCTGGAGTCTACAGAAGAAAAGGCCAAAATGCACATTACATTGCCACATACAAGGCAACAAAAAACCTGTGACAGTTAAGAGAacacatattttgtttattatgtttTCTATTTGATCATTgctaaatattcatttttagaaatgtagAATCACACAAGAGCCCCTTTTTATCTTGTGccaatgttcacattttaatgttaaacaTAAATTATCCTGGTCTCATTATCTCCATGCCACACAGTCTATAGTGGATTTCACTGTTAAGGCAAAGTAAGAAATATGTGAAGAAGATATCAATTAGGCTATCATTTTACTTGTCAATGGATGTTGGACATACAGAGGATAGGTTCACTAATCAGTTCAATCACAGTTCCTTTCACTTTCATAAATTTGAATAACTATTTTACATCCATATTTGAAGTGACAAgccttaaattaaaataaaacatttttacttaaaTGTGCCATAGGAGAACCTTTCCATATCAAAGTAGCATATATCCCACAAAACATCAATGGAATATAAAAACTGATGAGCTTGAAATTACAAATTGGTGCTTGAACTTGTTTTATGGCAGTTCAAGGATTTCCTTCCATAAGTTTCTACATACCAGCAAGGGATCTATTTTGTCAGGCATATTTTAACTGTCAATGCATTAACAGCCAGTAAACACAGGGGACCATTACACATCAGTCACTGACCTCCTCGACAAAGTTTCCAGATACGTCACTGTTCAATTCCTGTAGGAGCTCTGTGGCAGCCTGGGCACGATtctgaaaaaacagaagagtttACCTTTTCTTTATGCCATGCTGGAAGGGTTATGCATTTTATGAATCAAATACAAGTCAACATAGCTTACCTTTCCAATGCTGTTGTTACTTAGAAAAAAGCTGCAATCAAAGGTTTCcattattaacattttatagttatgcagtgacatttttatagatttactgcagtaaaattataaataaactgtattaatattaattcaaattttaataacttgcttctcttttaaaaatacatttttaatcaaaattaagGTTTGCCAAACTCCTTAAGGAAATAAGACATTTAACTTTTTTGCCTATACCAAAGCTTTATAAAAcaagtaaattaataaaatattgcaattCACTTGTTTCCAACATCTTCTCCAGAGACTTTGTGTCCATCTACAATGGTGAATGCGCCAATGCCTGAGGGAGGGAAAGTATAAACTAATTGAAAAATCAATCATCAATTCAGCCCTGCTGTCAGGTACACTGCAAGCTTCTGTGGTTATGGATCAGACGCTGAGCACTGCATTACAATAACAGTCGAATAAAAAAggagcagttgttttttttaaaaattttaaaataaaaaatctaagcCTTTGTAACGCTGAAAATCTCTTACCTGGAAGCACCAGGTTTTTAAGAATTTCGGTCCCAGAAACTGTAGCATTGATCAAACAAACATGAGCATTTTCTAACGCTTCTTGTCCATGATCACCCCACAGTCTGAAAAAGAACACCGGTACAATACTGAGACAATTCTTCAGTACATAACCATAGTACATTTTCATCCATTTACCCAGCGACAATTAATGTGGTCACAAACCATATTATTTTGTTATCTAGCCTTACAAATACCTTGCGATTGTGTGAACCCTCGGTCTGTTTTAGTTATAGATTGAAGTATGAAGGTGTATAATATGCATTTATGTACACTAGTTTTGTTGACTCATGTTTTGTACCCGGTGCACGAGAATTTTCCCAATCTATGACGTCTTATTGCTGGCGTGCTACACAGCGGATTTGCTTTGTTTGGGAAATAAAGATTTAGCTTAGTATTCGTTGACGTGCATGGACAACCAGGGCATTAAATCGCAAACAGGAAAATTAGTCAGTGTTTGGTAATCACTACAACTACGGCCTACCGGCATCCCAAATTACGTTTtcgttagctagttagctaacatgAGACGGCTAGCCTATATAGCGAGCATGAACGTCTATTTAGAGGAAACGACTGAAAGGACGCTGATGGGCAAAagactaacgttagctacgtTAACCTAGCCAGTGGAGCGTTAACATACTTCTGGGTGCCTGGTATTTATAGTGTGGAATTCGATAGCTACCTGAGCTGTCGATCGTATTTCTGCTCTTTTGAcgtttttcctttaaaattgTCTGCCATGCTCATTCTCAACAGCACAACTCCTTGCTAACTGCAAGTTTGGGAGCTACAGGGCTAACAAGCTATCAGCTCACGCAGTTGTTCTCCTTTGCATATTTTATGCTCCTGTCTGTAGCGGATCTAGGAACGGTTTAACAAACCCGCTCCTGACGTAACTCATTTTTAGCAAATGCACaaactgatccagaatcagTAAATGGGACAGGATATAGGCACATCCCGGCTGCAATTCCAATTGGTTGACAGCAGTGACGAAGATTCACCATAGAGTGATTGACTTGAGACGAGGAAATGATTTCGGTTCACTGCTTATATAAAAGGTGCACTGTCGTTACACATTTAACCACCAGggcaacaaaataatttgttcgcAAAAATGAAATCGGCGACGCTTAAACGGCCGCCTTGTCGTTTCATCGCAGTAATGCTGTGATAGTACTGACTTTCAGAACAATGGGGTAAACACAAATATATGTTCTGTTTAGCATGCGCAAAACTCTTGGTAGGACAACTCGATAGCTCAGATGAAACGTCAAAAACAGTTACCTAAATAAAACGtttatgcagaaaaaataaataaatacaaaaaatggcAATGCAAGTATGCACTGATAGGCTATTTTCCCGGgggactgaaaataaaaatagatggTTGCTTAGATGTCTTTGCATGAAATAAGGATATGTGAAACGAAATTAATCCTCCTGAATAAGAAACCACCAACGAACATTTCAAAAGCATTACTGCCTAGAATGCAGACTGAGAATTAGACGTAGGCCTATTAGTGGCGCTAATAGATGGGAGGAGAATTAAATTAGAATTACGACTCATTTCTTGCAGCTTGGACAGCCCATAGTGTCTCCACCTTCGTCCCATTTAAAAGACTGCCATTTCAGTCCGGGAGTGggcctgttttatttctgtccCGCGATACAGACAGTGACTTGGTTGTTATTAGCTTACCTTCCCAGTcacagagaaagtgtgagaaAATTCTCACGATGACTAGTAATTGTTGGGGGTATGGAGAAGACGACGGTAAGATGAGTCTGTGTAAAATACAAATAGACTAGTTGGCTCTGTGagtatctatttttttaaatgaataaactgaTGTTAGGACCATCAGACAAAGAAACATATTgtaatttctaaaaataaataaataaaaaagttaaatagtCGATTATACTTTAAATTGGGAATTTGGAAGGATCTGAATGTGCGTTGGAGCTAAATTGCAGCTAATGTCATAAGATTGGCATACGAAGGTTGCCATCAGAATCtaagtttgtgtttgttccatATTTATACATGCAATTCAGgatatgaatataaatttggTTTATTAAAAATCATATAGATTCTTTCTAGAACACAATCAAAATTTTGAAGCGACTGATTGTTTGATTTAGACTTTAACAACCCCAATCAGTATAACATCTGaggaaaatatgacaaaaaatgttcaagactttcattattcattcattacattcatttggcagacgcttttatccaaagcgacgtacaaaaaaaacgAATCAACTTTCAACTAATCTTTATTGGGAAAAGTGTAGTGTGGATCTTTTCAACCTCCTCCCAGTTGCCTGTGACGTTTGGGACTTAGAAATGACAACTTAAATCCATGTGCTCTTTCAGATCTGACTCATTTCATAGGAGGGTTTGCATATGTGGGGAAAAAGCTGACATGAGCGTGAGCTGATGATTTTCCTTTCTCCCAGGTCCCTTCTTTTGGCACAAAGGCTACCCTATTGCCCAGGGAAACCGGCAGTCTCCAATCAACATTGTTACCTCTGAGACTGTGTATGACTCTAGCCTGTCCCCGCTCATTGTCTCATATGAGCACTGCACCTCCATCAGCATTTCAAACAACGGGTGCTCTGTGGCTGTGGAGTATGCGGATACTGAACAGGGGCCAGGTGAGGCTTAAGCATGGGTGAACTTTCACGCTTGGGGCAGAAGGGAAGTGTGTTCAGCAGtatttgcagaaaatgtttcattgatTTTTGGGCTGACCTTGACAGAGATACAGTGACTAGACTGTCTGTAGTAGCAAGTCAGTGCAGTTAATGGTGTTGATGATATGGTGCTGGAGGTGGCTCTTCTGACACCTGATCTCTGTGCAGTAATTGAGGGAGGCCCTCTAAGCGATGCCTACAGACTGAAGCAGTTCCACTTTCATTGGGGTCACAAGGATTATCATGGTTCTGAGCACACTGTTGATGGGAAGACTTATGCGTCAGAGGTAAGGATGTCTGGTCATCTGCACATTCAATGTTTCTGGGCAGAAGGGACCTAGCTTGAGCCTGGCTTTGAACAGCAAGTTCCTAAGTCTGCTGTGTTACTTCCTCCTACAGCTTCACCTGGTCCATTGGAATACTTCCAAGTACCAGACATtcagagaagcagcagcagcttccGATGGCCTTGCTGTTCTTGGAGTCTTCCTAGAGGTGGGTCTGATTTCTATCTGTTGGAGGGGCTATAGTTTCATTCTGGCCATGTAAGCAGCTGACATTCCAATCAATACAAACATTCACATTACCAGAATAGGCTAGACACGAGTATTccaataatgaaaacatttaaaggcCTATTCTGAAACGAGCATGTCCAGGACTGTGTGCGCTACTGCACTCTACacaaattaacacaatttattgtGCACAAACTGCAAGGCCTCTTAACAATTAAATTAGATTATTGTATTCTACAACTACATGATTGTTGTAGTTTTGTATAATTGGGAATATTTTAGTCATTAAATGACTTGTTGAGACTTTCCAGTGTTTGAATAGGACAATTGTAATGGGCTCAATTTAAGACGCTGTTTTGGCACTTTGCTGCCGTATTGTAATTCAGGTTATAAAACCAGCTtattaacagttttattttaaataattgctgTTGGGTGACTAATCACCTGGTTTCCTTATCGTCTTTGTCACTGAAAGAACTGTTGCCTCTTTTGTAGGCTGGGGAGGAACATCAAGGTTTACTCAAGATAACGGATGCTTTGAATATGGTAAAGTTTAAAGTAAGAGCAATTGCATATCATATGTTGTAAATTTCTGAGAAGCAATTGACTTGCCTGTTTTCCACAGATCTTCATACATACCATTAGTAATGCTCTGTATAAACTAAACACAGCACAGTTGGGTCAACCAGGAAGATGTCAGAGTAATACAATTCTGAGATGGTACAAGGAGGGTACTTGAGGAGATTGGGTTCACCCTAAATCTAGGCCAAGCTGGTGGGAGGAAACTCAAATCAATGAAATTTCAGAAGCATGGGTCAGTGACCTTTTAAAGGCCTAATATTTGTGCATCCTTGCTGCAAAAGGAATGAAGCAGAACTTGTAAACCCTAAAATTCAAActggtgtattttatttgggggTAGAATTGTAAACTATAATGAACCCTCAATTTAACTGCCCTGAAGTGTGTGTCCGTCTCAGGGTCGCACTGCAGACTTAAAGGAATTCAATCCAAAGTGCCTTCTTCCAAAAAATCTCAAGTACTGGACCTACCCTGGTTCCCTGACCACACCCCCACTCCATGAGAGTGTTATCTGGATTGTTTTTGAAGAACCCATTGAGGTGGCCAAGAAACAGGTGAGCAGGCCTGCTTTGGGTCCAAGAGGAACATAGTGGGCCTGATTTGGCCTTAAATGCGGCTATACGAAGCTCTAAGCCTGATTGCATAAATGTTTTAGAGTAATTATGAAATCGCCGAATTTGGTGTAATGGTTCAGGTTACTATCTGGGAGCTGAACCTTAACTGCATTtgatttaaagttttaaaatgtgtattgtgaGTTACATTGTGCAGGCTGCGTTAAGCATAACTTGTGTGTTCAAATCAGGTAAAGTCTGTCACGACTCCCTTTTTCCAACAGATGGAAAAgttcagaatgctgctgttcAGTcaagaggaggaagatgagaaaTTCATGGAAAATAACTTCAGACCACCTCAGCCACTGAAGGGCAGGCAAGTCTGTGCTTCCTACAACTAAAGGAAGACCTGGCCAAATATCATCTCTTAAATGACCAGCCAAATCTGGCCTTCCATTCAGCTGTGCAGGTTTGTCTTATTTGTTGCTCGGGCTGTCTTTATTGCTGACTGCCATAGGACTCCTGCTTTTGTCTGCAACCCTTTTCAGATGATGTATTCTGTTTTCACAGTAATAGAAGGGAGGGCTGCTGTGCTCATGTGAAGGTCCTAATGATTAACAAGTGCAGCTGTAATGTTTTCCGTTGCTGCATTAATCCTTAAAGGAGGTCTGTGTTAGCTTTGTGACACTGCCCCATAGCTGATTCTGGACTTCTCCAATAAACAAGCAGGGAGTGATTTGTACCTCATAGGGATTTGGTTGcgatttgttttaaatttatttttatggaatttgtaaatgtatgaaattatgTATGTATTAAACTTACTCTTTATTAAAGATGCCTATTTTGCAGATCTGTGCCTTCTGTGCAGATGAGTAATGTTGTCTTCCTCatatccgtccattatctatacccacttattcctggtcagggttgtgggagCAGGGTTGTGGCCCAATGCATGGTGGGAGCCTATCCCaccatgcattgggcaagaggcaggaatgcaccctagACAGTTCGCcggtccatcgcagggcacacacaccattcactcgtacttggaggggtgggtgggtaatTTAacagttaacctaacctgcttgtctttggacggtgggaggaaaccggagtacccagaggaaacccatacGAGCACGGGGATAACATGAGAACTCCAcccagaaaggcccaggccatgACTTcaaccaaggaccttcttgccACTGTACCATCGTGCTGCCCCTCTTCCTCAGGTTCATGCACTACACTGAATGTTTTGAATTATGCAAATATTGGACTAGTGGATCATTTTGATATTGAGTGATTTGCCTCAGTTTGCATTGTTGATATATAGCTGTTGAACCATTATTGCCACCCAATGGTATAATGGAGAATTGCATCTACAAACGTCCGATAGTACAAGGCCAGAAATGTAAGAAGTTGGTTTAAAATTCCTTCTGGatcaaatgtactgtacagaatATTTGTCAAAACAacattgtcattgttttttgagGGGCCCTGGAATCGTCCTAATCCCACCCCCATACAGCACCACTGACTGTGGGTGACGTTTCAGTAATGGTCCATAAGCAATACATACTTGTAGTATGATTTCCTTGCTTTATGATCATGTAACAAAGTTTTGTTTTAAAGCACGTTTTGACCTTATGTACTGAAGAAAGGTGTAAAATTACCAAGCTGTATAAGAATCTGCTCAGAAATGTACAGAGAGAACAGTAGTTTCAATTTAACATTActcctttgtttttaaaatttggccTGACAATTAGGATTGTTTGAACACCTATGACAAGTACTGTGACATGAGGCATCCATTGGTTACTTCTCATACAGTGAAAAGGGTCAAATATGCAAAGAGTTAGTTCttgttctgatttattttttcatagcaTGACTGGCTTTCCTGGAACAGCAGGTGCTCAATGTAGCCTGAAAGTGTGTTGACACTGTGGTGTATATTCAGAGCCTGAGATTTCCATTTACAAATAAACCCATGGCTCATTTCACAGCTTCTAAACACTCACTAATGAAGACAGTGGAAAGATCCCTGCTGTTTACTCAGATCCTGCACTCTGAACAATCCGCTTCTCCAAGCGGGGGTCCCATAACCTCCAAAACAAGGGGTGCCCATCATCCACTATCGTTTAGCTACAGACCACCATATCTATACCTCACAAACAAGGCAGCACAGTCCCagtgcatcattagttcatgatGATCTTGGATACATTCAATGTCTCATTTTGGGTGTTGAGAAATGAAGTAGAAAAACCCATTCTAATGCATTCTGAATTAGTATTATCTTGGTAAAATAAATTGTCCATGCACCAATacaagtgtatttatttttagagaCCAATAACAAAATGGTTCAACATGTATTGgattttgaaatttgaatttgagggaAACAATGTAATTCAATAAGGATTCAGATCTGCAGATCTCAACTGGTTACTTACTGGTGCATATTGATAGAGAAAAACGGCATTTTTAATCCCTGAATTTGTGCATAGTTTTCTAAGACAATTCCATAACCAAGAGAAATCTACAGTTGTCGGTCTGTGGCAGTTATATGCTTTTgtggattttattttgtctATAAATGACTAAGTTCTTACATTAACCCTATTTAAATCTGCAAGGTAACTTCAGCACATGGCACCAAGTTTGATTGAATGTTCCTCAGTTTATCCACCACATCAGTAAAACATCAGGAAACAggccattataccacactgctgaTTTGTAACCTAAGAGGCACCAGTAATTATCTTCTTAATCATGTTTTAGATtgctattttgttttgacaTACCATGCAAAACCCTCAGCACTTACATAGCAGGAACtagaattgtttaaaaataagctgCATAGAACATGTTTAACTGAAAGTATCAAGCATAAATTCTGTTACAAGCTCATTTGTAAATACTTGTTAATTTGTAAATCCACCATATTGCTTACTGTATGTATGATATACTCCCACCCCCAAATGCTTGAAATGCATCCCAACCTTTTTCATTTGGTAGCCTTTTATTTTATACACTGGAACAATTGTTATGTTGGGATGAAAATTCATAATAGGATGTGAAAGCGAAAACATGGAGATGAGGCTTTTCAGTAAGCTGGAAGGCTTTAAGGTGCCTGACAAGTAGGATTACAGTACTCCGGGGTGACTGAGTAACGAGATGAAGACATTGGTACGAAAGATAGCTATACTTTGCATGAATTGTAAAGAAGTATTGCATTTATTAGGCATGCAAAGCAAAGAATTATTACAGTAATTCCTGAATAAACACGATTATCAGGACTGAACCATGAATTTTTGTTCCCTTGCTGTATACAGTGGCCACAAACGACAATTAAAATCTTACGGTATTTCTTGTTTTAGAAAAAGTATTCCACCCACTTGAGAAAATctataaaaagtattttcataTAATTGCACAATATGCTGAGGTTTATTCAAGGTTTACAGATGCTGTTTCAAAATGTTCtctagctggctggctggcagtAGCCCTGCCATTACAAATCGGATGGCACTGAGTGACTAGATCAATTTATGAACAAAACTGTATAGTATAAACGTGTTCCTCCAATCACAGAATACGGGGCGGTGCTTTATTACCATGCTATAATACCGAAAGGAACCTGATAGCACGGAAAAGAAAAGCCGGGTGCACACAGTTTACGAAAACTGAATCTTCGTGGTAAGCTTAAATGCAATCGGGTGTTAAATAAGAATATGTAGGTTTATATACCGTAGCAATAACCAGCAGTTCATCATGCATTTTACTTCGGATTATAATTTATAGCTGTCTATGGCGGGTTATTTGACGCAACAACTGTAATGTAGCTAACCTGCAAACTGACATTAGCGCACATTAGCAAGCCATCGACTTTATACAGTTAATTTAGCTACATGTGTGAATCAAACAGAACAGCCTGGGCACTGATTAAAtgattgattaaataattacagtttgCTTGAAAGTTACCTGTTTATTTGTCGTTTTCTTGTAATATTTTGATGAATGTTACGAATCTAACGTTAACTAACTATGCGGTGCCCCTGTACTTGTTCTAGGTTAGCT
Encoded here:
- the LOC118215813 gene encoding carbonic anhydrase 7-like isoform X1, yielding MTSNCWGYGEDDGPFFWHKGYPIAQGNRQSPINIVTSETVYDSSLSPLIVSYEHCTSISISNNGCSVAVEYADTEQGPVIEGGPLSDAYRLKQFHFHWGHKDYHGSEHTVDGKTYASELHLVHWNTSKYQTFREAAAASDGLAVLGVFLEAGEEHQGLLKITDALNMVKFKGRTADLKEFNPKCLLPKNLKYWTYPGSLTTPPLHESVIWIVFEEPIEVAKKQMEKFRMLLFSQEEEDEKFMENNFRPPQPLKGRQVCASYN
- the LOC118215813 gene encoding carbonic anhydrase 7-like isoform X2; the encoded protein is MTSNCWGYGEDDGPFFWHKGYPIAQGNRQSPINIVTSETVYDSSLSPLIVSYEHCTSISISNNGCSVAVEYADTEQGPVIEGGPLSDAYRLKQFHFHWGHKDYHGSEHTVDGKTYASELHLVHWNTSKYQTFREAAAASDGLAVLGVFLEAGEEHQGLLKITDALNMGRTADLKEFNPKCLLPKNLKYWTYPGSLTTPPLHESVIWIVFEEPIEVAKKQMEKFRMLLFSQEEEDEKFMENNFRPPQPLKGRQVCASYN